The following coding sequences are from one Plasmodium coatneyi strain Hackeri chromosome 11, complete sequence window:
- a CDS encoding Uroporphyrinogen decarboxylase translates to MRTTLVCALVPFFLRDFLFFMHNRKAPFGLFRMESNGLSSDEDRMEVFLRPDNSKYQAFGRPKNDLVLRVIENKEMGKSLERIPVWFMRQAGRYLPEYRQMRTKHDFFEMCQNPDLSSEVTIMPLKRFSCDMLVIFSDILIIFVAMGMNIQFIENVGPTFDKTINSFTQFDEVTPPLDQIIENLHYVYDAINLTKRKINNAVPILGFAGSPFTLFTYLTKNNKRTYEDSLRMIYERPEEVHKILLKLSEVCVSHLINQIDSGADVVQLFDSNADVVDTNLFAQFSLSYLKRVVNTVKKLRPHAFIILFVKENFHPDVKQLNIDVLSITHKQLAANSSTFYYNLFDGKIILQGALDPHIMLLNDGNLVSKYTSQMLSQISHTNKYIANLGHGMLPGSRIENVRAFIDTVGGYVRSYS, encoded by the exons ATGAGAACAACGTTGGTGTGTGCCCTGGTTCCGTTTTTCCTGCGTgactttctctttttcatgCACAATAGGAAAGCACCCTTCGGCTTGTTCAGGATGGAGTCCAATGGTTTGAGCAGCGACGAGGACCGGATGGAGGTCTTCCTACGACCGGACAATAGCAAGTACCAAG CGTTTGGCCGGCCGAAGAACGACCTTGTGCTCCGCGTCATCGAGAACAAGGAGATGGGAAAATCGCTGGAGAGGATCCCCGTGTGGTTCATGCGGCAAGCGGGACGCTACCTGCCCGAGTACCGCCAAATGAGAACCAAACACGACTTCTTCGAAATGTGCCAGAACCCGGATCTCTCCTCCGAAGTGACCATTATGCCGCTCAAGCGATTCTCCTGTGACATGCTAGTCATCTTTTCAGACATACTGATCATTTTTGTTGCCATGGGGATGAACATCCAATTCATTGAAAATGTTGGACCGACTTTTGATAAGACCATTAACTCCTTCACGCAGTTCGACGAAGTAACTCCCCCACTGGACCAAATTATAGAAAATTTGCACTACGTTTATGACGCCATCAACCTGACCAAGCGTAAAATAAACAATGCAGTTCCCATTTTAGGGTTCGCTGGATCACCATTTACTCTCTTTACTTACCTTacgaaaaataataagaGGACATATGAAGACAGCCTTAGAATGATCTATGAACGTCCAGAAGAGgtacataaaattttgcTTAAGTTAAGTGAAGTGTGTGTAAGTCACCTAATCAACCAGATCGACAGTGGAGCAGATGTGGTACAACTCTTCGATAGCAATGCAGACGTTGTAGACACGAATTTGTTTGCCCAGTTCAGTCTGTCCTATTTAAAAAGAGTTGTTAATACGGTGAAGAAATTAAGACCTCATGcattcatcattttgtttgTGAAGGAGAATTTCCATCCAGATGTGAAGCAGCTCAACATTGATGTCCTCTCCATCACACATAAACAGCTAGCTGCTAATTCGTCTACCTTTTACTATAACCTATTTGACGGAAAAATTATCCTGCAGGGGGCTCTAGACCCACACATAATGCTCCTAAATGATGGGAATCTCGTATCGAAGTATACATCTCAGATGCTTAGCCAAATCAGCCACACGAACAAGTACATTGCTAACTTAGGCCATGGGATGCTACCCGGGTCGAGAATCGAAAACGTGCGGGCCTTTATCGACACCGTGGGGGGGTACGTCCGTTCGTACTCTTAA
- a CDS encoding EXS family protein, whose product MKFAEKLKHLKVKSWEDKYIDYKFLKKIIKRKKNAEICSLYERIEKNNQDVLEVCNILTSDNLGENGKDKKGGKYEDVECGDIDFTYLFFWVLQSYINMVREHYEQEFNYLNDKVNEIKTFLMSDKINLKDMDVMKTKCLHIYNMFDILNNYLNINVLSVYKILKKKNKKEKLSTSLDLYQKYCNTLHQISREEEFNDKIKSTYLSIQKKRGDNCEKLDFLNFKIYLKNKIESIWQYRGILYTLCGILIILVINTIILLYLNKNNINVNTILSILPIYRLLYILNFFFLFIFGSFLFMQVYGVNFTYILDLNKIIVDEYYYLINVVIFLLFLTTLSLLVFLLDVLFKLNIFSNIFHVFILFILLFCTTIIPVNFYKYKETNFVFSSLLRVLSSGIFLVNSVNLLDNIIGDILTSLSKTFSDVQYFVCFLLNGMKTNAPAKCPILEGYINPVFVGLPFYFRFCQCLIRYNNEREKIHIFNMLKYLSGIVIVICTSFNWAYLGLGKNTSKIILICAYVVGSSYMYFWDLYCDWGLLKEYNYLLRKNNNLMYPPHYYYFAGLLNLVFRLTWAVTLMPITIFQHKEIDAFLITFVLMFIEVLRRSIWICFRLENEHVTNASKYRSILWVPKMTKKKKF is encoded by the exons atgaaatTCGCTGAGAAGCTAAAACATCTGAAGGTGAAGTCATGGGAAGACAAATACATCGATTATaagtttttgaaaaaaattataaaaaggaaaaaaaatgcagaaataTGTAGTTTATATGAACGgattgaaaaaaacaaccaGGACGTTCTGGAGGTGTGTAACATACTCACCTCTGATAATTTAGGTGAAAACGgcaaagataaaaaagggggaaaatatgaagaCGTCGAATGTGGGGATATCGATTTCACGTACCTCTTCTTCTGGGTACTACAAAGTTATATTAACATGGTTAGGGAACACTACGAACAGGAATTTAACTACCTGAACGACAAGGTCAATGAGATCAAGACGTTCCTCATGAGTGACAAGATTAACTTAAAAGACATGGATGTAATGAAGACCAAGTGTTTGCACATTTACAACATGTTTGACATTCTGAACAACTACCTGAACATTAATGTTCTTTCcgtttataaaattttgaaaaaaaaaaacaaaaaggagaagctcTCTACTTCGCTGGACTTGTATCAGAAGTACTGCAACACGTTGCACCAGATAAGCCGCGAGGAGGAATTCAAC GACAAAATCAAGTCGACCTACCTGTCCATccagaagaaaagaggagaCAACTGCGAGAAGCTGGACTTTCTAAACTTCAAAATCTACCTCaagaataaaatagaaaGCATCTGGCAGTACAGAGGCATCCTCTACACCCTCTGTGGTATTCTCATCATCCTCGTCATCAACACGATTATTCTACTCTACCTGAACAAGAACAACATAAACGTTAATACAATTTTGTCCATCCTGCCGATATATAGGCTGCTATAcattttaaactttttcttcctcttcatcttcGGCTCCTTTCTGTTCATGCAAGTCTACGGCGTCAATTTCAC GTACATCCTCGACCTGAACAAAATTATTGTGGACGAATACTACTACCTGATCAACGTTGtgatttttctccttttcctcacGACGCTCTCCTTGCTCGTCTTCCTACTGGACGTTCTCTTCAAgcttaacattttttccaacattttccatgtgttcatcctttttattctcctcTTCTGCACCACAATCATTCCCGTTaatttttacaagtacaagGAGACCAACtttgttttctcttcccttctgcGGGTTTTGTCCAGCGG tATTTTCCTAGTTAATAGTGTCAACCTGCTGGACAACATCATCGGTGATATTCTGACGAGCCTATCGAAGACCTTCTCAGATGTGCAGTACTTCGTCTGCTTTTTGTT aaACGGAATGAAGACAAATGCGCCTGCCAAGTGTCCAA TATTGGAAGGCTACATCAACCCCGTTTTCGTGGGgctccctttttatttccgctTCTGTCAATGCTTAATCAG ATACAACAACGAGAGGGAGAAgattcacatttttaacatgcTCAAGTACTTGTCCGGAATAGTCATCGTGATATGCACGTCCTTTAACTG GGCCTACCTCGGTTTGGGCAAGAACACGAGCAAAATTATCCTCATCTGCGCCTACGTCGTGGGATCCTCGTACATGTATTTTTGGGACTTGTACTGTGATTGGGGGCTCCTCAAGGAGTACAACTATTTGTTAAG GAAGAACAATAATTTGATGTACCCCCCGCATTACTACTACTTTGCCGGATTGCTAAATTTG GTCTTCAGGTTGACGTGGGCCGTCACCCTCATGCCGATTACCATCTTCCAGCATAAG GAAATAGACGCCTTCCTAATAACCTTCGTTTTGATGTTCATCGAAGTCCTCAGGCGATCAATA TGGATTTGCTTCCGCCTGGAGAACGAACACGTGACAAATGCGTCCAAATACAGATCCATACTATGG GTCCCAAAaatgacgaagaagaaaaagttttgA
- a CDS encoding Translation initiation factor IF-2, with product MSKNKKGKKKDDLDAILAEFGFDEKREDEVKGEKEKGVAEANGEAGGAVAPAGAEENEATKMSKSKKKKEKMKQKKEQMKSKENEEEGQEEGEAKKGTAEQDADAADANDDANDAANDAAKKNKKKKKKDKEKVKEQKGTSGMSEMAKAAAERLRLLKEYEEKKREEEKRKQEEEEERIRKEEEEKEKKRLAKLEKKMQLKKEGKLLSAKAKEEKKKKELYLKTLKESGVLIEPKEKAKAEIINIDLNKTKAFLKKKKNKTNANASGSGNLNNNAEGTGGNTPEGSKLVDALAKEDPKEIVLDDWEDFLNVDEESKKEKQSNEKQTNEKTDKERNKSKEAKGADGKKGTKADALSTKKGKKKTEASKSNSNEKNKNAHDDSDDESEYRSAIVCILGHVDTGKTKLLDKLRHTNVQDNEAGGITQQIGATFFPKDVLDKEIKKVDESIRCMSKGIMIIDTPGHESFYNLRKRGSSLCDIAILVIDLMHGLEQQTKESIQILKQRNCPFVIALNKIDRLYMWSKNDWSPFNYTFKKQKENTQDEFKDRLQNILNELAEQGLNCHLYWENPNPRKYVSIVPTSAITGEGIADLIMILVKLTQNFMLKNIEYHDKLECTVLEVKNIEGLGTTIDVILTNGVLKESDTIVLCGMNGPIVTVIRALLTPQPLKELRIKNEYVHHKSIKACIGVKISANGLEEVLCGTSLFVANNTNEIEDYKKKAMTDVSDVFNHVDKTGVGLYVMASTLGSLEALLIFLKDSKIPVFAVNIGTVQKKDVKKASVMREKGKPEYSVILAFDVKIDPEAEKEAQILGVEIMQKDIIYHLFDAFTSYIKKIEEEKKQSKLTDAIFPCELSIVNDCVFNKKDPIVIGVKVDCGILKIGTPLYIPEKSLKIGNVVSILLNKKTCEKAKKGDEVSIKICGEPHITFGRHFDFNQKIYSKITRESIDVLKEYFRSELTMEDWKLVVQLKKIYNII from the coding sequence atgagcaaaaacaaaaaggggaagaagaaggacgaCTTGGATGCGATCCTTGCCGAATTCGGCTTTGACGAGAAGCGCGAAGATGAAGTAAAGggcgagaaggaaaagggagtAGCAGAAGCCAATGGGGAAGCAGGTGGTGCAGTTGCCCCTGCTGGGGCTGAGGAAAACGAAGCGACCAAAATGTCCAAgtcgaaaaagaaaaaggaaaagatgaagcagaagaaggagcAAATGAAGAgcaaagaaaatgaagaggagggacaggaagaaggagaggCGAAAAAGGGAACGGCCGAGCAGGACGCCGATGCGGCTGATGCCAATGATGACGCTAATGATGCTGCAAATGACGCTGccaagaagaacaaaaaaaagaaaaagaaggacaaggagaaagtgaaggaacagaaggGCACGTCAGGAATGTCCGAAATGGCCAAGGCAGCGGCGGAAAGACTCAGACTACTAAAagaatatgaagaaaaaaaaagggaagaggaaaaaagaaaacaagaagaggaagaagaaagaattagaaaggaggaggaagagaaggaaaaaaaacgattagctaaattggaaaaaaaaatgcagttaaaaaaggagggaaaattgTTAAGTGCAAaagcgaaggaagaaaaaaaaaaaaaagaattgtattTGAAAACGCTGAAAGAGTCGGGGGTGCTGATCGAACCGAAGGAAAAAGCCAAAGCGGAAATCATCAACATTGACCTCAACAAAACGAAAGCTTtcctaaagaagaaaaagaacaaaacaaatgCTAACGCGAGTGGAAGTGGAAATTTGAATAATAACGCGGAGGGGACGGGAGGTAATACACCGGAAGGAAGTAAGCTCGTTGATGCGCTAGCTAAGGAAGACCCAAAAGAAATTGTCCTGGACGACTGGGAAGACTTCCTCAACGTGGATGAAGagagcaaaaaggaaaaacagtCCAACGAAAAACAAACTAATGAGAAGACAGATAAAGAGAGGAACAAATCAAAGGAAGCCAAAGGAGCAGACGGGAAGAAGGGCACAAAGGCGGACGCACTTAGcaccaaaaaaggaaaaaaaaaaacagaagctAGCAAAAGTAATAGTAACGAGAAGAACAAGAACGCCCATGACGACTCAGACGATGAGAGCGAATATCGGTCAGCcattgtgtgtatattaGGTCACGTCGACACGGGAAAAACGAAACTACTAGACAAACTACGACATACAAATGTGCAGGACAATGAAGCGGGAGGAATTACGCAGCAAATCGGAGCTACCTTCTTCCCAAAGGATGTCCTAgataaggaaataaaaaaagtagatGAAAGTATTAGGTGCATGTCGAAGGGAATTATGATTATCGACACCCCGGGGCATGAGTCCTTTTACAATCTCAGGAAAAGAGGCTCCTCTTTATGCGATATAGCCATTTTAGTGATTGACTTAATGCACGGATTGGAGCAACAAACGAAGGAATCCATTCAAATATTGAAGCAAAGGAATTGTCCTTTCGTTATTGCACTGAACAAAATTGACAGACTTTACATGTGGAGCAAAAATGACTGGTCTCCATTTAACTACACGtttaaaaagcaaaaggaaaacacacaAGATGAGTTTAAGGATAGGCTACAAAATATTCTTAATGAGCTAGCCGAACAGGGATTGAATTGCCATCTCTATTGGGAAAACCCCAACCCGAGGAAATATGTTTCCATCGTACCGACAAGTGCAATAACTGGGGAAGGAATTGCCGACCTGATTATGATTTTAGTAAAACTGACGCAGAACTTTATGCTGAAAAATATTGAATACCATGATAAATTAGAGTGCACCGTTttggaagtaaaaaatattgaagGGCTAGGAACAACCATCGATGTAATTCTCACTAATGGGGTTCTTAAAGAATCGGATACCATCGTCCTGTGTGGTATGAACGGACCCATCGTCACAGTTATTAGAGCGTTGCTAACCCCACAACCGTTAAAAGAGCtaagaataaaaaacgaGTATGTGCACCACAAGTCGATTAAGGCATGCATTGGAGTGAAAATCTCTGCCAACGGATTGGAAGAGGTCCTCTGTGGTACTTCCCTCTTCGTTGCCAACAATACGAACGAAATTGAGGACTACAAAAAGAAAGCCATGACAGACGTTTCGGACGTCTTCAATCATGTAGATAAAACTGGAGTAGGTCTCTACGTTATGGCTAGCACGCTTGGTTCATTAGAAGCGCtactcatatttttaaaagattcGAAGATACCCGTTTTTGCAGTCAACATTGGAACAGTGCAAAAGAAAGACGTAAAAAAAGCTAGCGTCAtgagggaaaagggaaaacctgAATACTCAGTCATCCTCGCCTTTGACGTTAAAATCGATCCGGAagcagaaaaggaagcacaAATTTTAGGCGTCGAAATTATGCAGAAGGATATTATTTACCACTTGTTTGATGCTTTCACAagttatattaaaaaaattgaggaagagaaaaaacagagCAAATTGACGGATGCTATTTTCCCATGCGAACTGTCCATTGTTAACGACTGCGtgtttaataaaaaggaTCCCATCGTCATTGGGGTTAAGGTTGACTGTGGAATACTAAAAATTGGGACACCATTGTACATCCCTGAGAAGAGcctaaaaataggaaatgtCGTTAGCATTCTcttgaacaaaaaaacttgtgaaaaagcaaaaaagggagacgAAGTTTCCATTAAAATTTGTGGCGAACCACATATCACCTTCGGAAGACACTTTGATTTTAACCAAAAGATTTACAGCAAAATTACTAGGGAGAGTATTGACGTGTTGAAGGAGTACTTTAGGAGCGAGTTAACTATGGAGGATTGGAAATTAGTTGTGCAGCTTAAGAAAATCTATAACATTATCTGA
- a CDS encoding Zinc finger protein, producing MNEDTDSTSSSGEKDKLVLLFMEGEKCPEKDVPPRGDTRNYIEMCPPETTLYRYLTMMLHLVLVASIVGMVTMGLYFLRTPCEPCDYYNRVLAIAIWIKSICHVHLTIVRIKKREEIENNERMRSLVIYLIKLFNSLTFLLVLLSLHLLHFYRNKCSFSTVALKFIKLYYYLTITLYFLPLLFYISLGLFLSIIICVIVNFSVDENDRIPTPENVINKLTVLKYSDIDFVRNSHNEQKKKKKLKKPSFEVIFDKVKRVMQRKDNREEEKKKKKKLRDSFSVRNTPPLVDDPLREMLNPLNGSNDPNEHSDFADGGTPGKVPIPNSEDASNEVDSSHLGRENDQEEGYHESYNDAHEDDEEICSICMMNYVRSDDVMMMPCDKRHFFHVGCLTKWLYKSQACPICRTNIVNCLNARGEVV from the exons atgaatgaagacACGGATAGCACGAGCAGCAGCGGTGAGAAAGACAAGCTTGTTCTACTATTTATGGAGGGCGAGAAGTGCCCAGAAAAAGACGTGCCCCCCAGGGGAGATACTC gGAACTACATCGAAATGTGTCCCCCCGAGACGACGCTGTACAGGTACCTGACGATGATGCTCCACCTGGTGCTGGTAGCAAGCATAGTAGGTATGGTGACCATGGGTTTGTACTTCCTTCGAACTCCTTGTGAGCCATGTGATTACTACAACCGGGTGTTGGCGATAGCTATATGGATAAAAAGCATCTGCCATGTGCATTTAACAATTGTGCGAATAAAGAAGCGAGAGGAAATAGAGAACAACGAAAGGATGAGAAGTCTGGtcatatatttaataaagcTCTTTAACTCGTTAACTTTTCTGCTGGTTCTGTTGTCTCTTCACCTGCTCCATTTTTACCGAAACAAATGCTCCTTTAGCACCGTGGCTTTGAAGTTCATAAAGCTGTATTACTACCTAACGATAACCTTGTACTTCCTACCCCTTCTGTTTTACATTTCCCTgggtttgttcctttccataATTATTTGTGTCATAGTAAACTTCTCCGTCGACGAAAACGATCGCATTCCGACGCCAGAAAATGTCATAAACAAATTGACCGTTTTAAAATACAGCGATATAGACTTTGTGCGTAATTCACacaatgaacagaaaaaaaaaaaaaaattaaaaaaaccaTCTTTTGAAGTTATATTTGATAAGGTCAAGAGGGTCATGCAGAGGAAGGACAACAgagaggaggagaagaagaaaaaaaaaaaactcaggGATTCTTTCAGCGTGAGAAATACACCCCCCCTTGTAGATGACCCATTGAGGGAGATGCTAAATCCTCTTAACGGAAGTAATGACCCAAATGAACATTCTGACTTTGCCGATGGTGGAACCCCAGGGAAAGTGCCCATCCCTAACTCGGAGGACGCATCGAATGAGGTAGACAGTTCACACCTAGGACGGGAGAACGACCAGGAGGAGGGTTACCACGAAAGTTACAATGATGCCCATGAGGACGATGAAGAGATCTGCTCCATATGCATGATGAACTACGTGCGTAGCGATGACGTCATGATGATGCCGTGTGACAAGCGCCACTTCTTCCATGTGGGTTGCCTTACCAAGTGGCTGTACAAAAGCCAAGCGTGCCCCATCTGCAGGACCAACATTGTCAACTGTCTTAACGCGCGTGGTGAAGTTGTTTGA